The Ferrimonas balearica DSM 9799 genome includes the window GAACTGCTTGATCCACTCCAGCTCGGCCTTGGCGGATTCGTTCACCAGGCTGTCGTCGAACTCCGGGTACGGCATCAGCATGATGGTGTCGCCACCTTTGCCGATCATCGGCGCTACGGTCTGCCAGATCTCTTCGGTGATGTAAGGCATCAGCGGGTGCATCAGGCGCAGCAGGCCTTCCAGTACGGTCAGCAGGGTGTGGCGGGTGCCACGCTGCTGGGCTTCACTGCCGTTCTGCAGAACCGGCTTGGTCAGTTCCAGGTACCAGTCACAGAACTGGTTCCAGGTGAACTCGTACGCGATGTTGGCGGCGATGTCGAAACGGTAGCCGTTCATGGCGTCGCGCAGCTGCTTCACGGTGTCGTTGAAGCGGGCCAGAATCCAGCGATCCGCGAGGCTCAGCTCCATCTCGCCGCCGTCTTTGCCACAATCCTGCTCTTCGGTGTTCATCAGCACGTAGCGGCTGGCGTTCCACAGTTTGTTGGCGAAGTTGCGGTAACCTTCCAGGCGGTTCATGTCCCAGTTGATGTCACGACCGGTGGAGGCCATCGCCGCCAGGGTGAAGCGCAGGGCATCAGTACCGTGGGCGGAGATGCCGTCCGGGAACTGCTTGCGGGTGCTCTTCTCGATCTTGGCCGCCAGCTGAGGCTGCATCATGTTGCCGGTGCGCTTCTCAACCAGGGTTTCCAGATCGATGCCGTCGATCATGTCGAGCGGGTCCAGCACGTTGCCCTTGGACTTGGACATCTTCTGGCCCTGCTCATCGCGGATCAGGCCGGTGACGTACACGGTCTTGAACGGCACCTGAGACTTACCGTCTTCATCTTTGATGAAGTACATGGTCATCATGATCATCCGGGCAACCCAGAAGAAGATGATGTCGAAGCCGGTCACCAGCACGTCAGTGGGGTGGAAGGTTTTCAGCTCCGGAGTCTGCTCCGGCCAACCCAGGGTGGAGAAGGTCCACAGGGCGGAGGAGAACCAGGTGTCCAGTACGTCGTCGTCCTGGCGCAGAACCACGTCCTCGGCCAGGCCGTTGGCGGCACGCACTTCCGCTTCGTCGCGGCCAACGTACACTTTGCCGGATTCGTCGTACCAGGCCGGGATACGGTGACCCCACCACAGCTGACGGGAGATACACCAGTCCTGAATGTCACGCATCCAGGCAAAGTACATGTTCTCGTACTGCTTCGGCACAAACTGGATGTCGCCGTTCTCAACCGCTTCGATGGCCGGCTTGGCCAGCGGGGCCACACGCACGTACCACTGGTCGGTCAGCATCGGCTCGATAACCACGCCACCACGGTCGCCGTACGGGACGGTCAGGTCGTGGTCTTTGATTTCGTCCAGCAGACCCAGCTCGTCGAACTCGGCCACGATCGCTTTACGGGCAGCGAAACGCTCCATGCCACGGTACTTCTCCGGCAGTTCAGCGGAGTAGACGTCGGTGGCTTCGCCGTTGGTGTCCAGCACCTCGGCTTCGTCGCGGATGTCGGCGTTGAAGGTCAACACGTTGATCATCGGCAGAGCGTGACGCTTACCGACTTCATAGTCGTTGAAGTCGTGGGCCGGGGTGATCTTCACGCAGCCGGTGCCCTTCTCCATGTCGGCGTGCTCGTCACCCACGATCGGGATGCGACGGCCAACGATGGGCAGGATCAGGTGCTTGCCGATCAGGTCTTTGTAGCGCGGGTCTTCCGGGTTTACCGCCACACCGGTGTCGCCCAGCATGGTTTCCGGACGGGTGGTGGCGACCACGATGTAGTCTTTGCCATCGGCGGTCTTCACGCCGTCCGCCAGCGGGTAGCGGAAGTGCCACATGTGGCCCTTGGTTTCCTTGTTCTCCACTTCCAGATCGGAGATCGCGGTGTGCAGTTTCGGATCCCAGTTCACCAGGCGCTTGCCGCGGTAGATCAGGTCATCTTCGTACAGGCGGACAAACACTTCCTGAACCGCTTTGGACAGGCCCGGATCCATGGTGAAGCGCTCACGCTCCCAGTCCACGGAGGCGCCCATGCGACGCAGCTGCTGGGTGATGGTGCCACCGGATTCCTCTTTCCACTCCCACACCTTGTCGATGAAGGTTTCGCGGCCGAGGTCCTGGCGGGTGATGTTCTGGGCGGCCAGCTTACGCTCAACCACCATCTGGGTGGCGATACCGGCGTGGTCGGTACCCACCTGCCACAGGGTGTTTTTGCCCTGCATCCGCTGGTAGCGGATCAGGGTGTCCATGATGGTGTCCTGGAAAGCGTGCCCCATGTGCAGGCTGCCGGTGACGTTCGGCGGCGGGATCATGATGCAGTAAGGATCTTTGCTGGTGTCACCGTGGGGCTTGAAGTAGCCCGCCTCTTCCCAGCGCTGGTAGTGGCGCTGTTCAATCGACTGGGGGTTGTACGTCTTATCCATGGGGCCTATGACTCGTAAAAAACTTAAAACGGCTGACGTGCGAGATCCTGGGTGGTGAGGTTCACCCCCAGTTGGCGGTAATGGGCGAATCGTTTTCGCGCCTGCGCCTTGGCCTGCTCGTCAGCCGGGACAAAATCGATAATGTGGGCGAATTGTACCGCAAATTTCGGCACCTCGGGGGCGAGGTTGATCAACAACGCGCGATTTACCGGCAGCGCGGCATTGGGCATGGCCCAGCCAATCTCCACCGGTGCGCCCCCTTGTGGGCCTTCCCCCACCAGGTTGTGGGGAATAAAGCTGTCTGGCTCGAACTGCCACAGCTGTTCATCCAGCGCCTCGGCATCGGCCTGGCTGGCGCAATGAACAAACACCCGTTGGCCTTTTCGGTAGGCCCGGGCGGCAGCCTGACAGGCGATGTCTGCCGGGCGGGTTACCCTAGCGGAGTCGCTGCCGCCGGGCAAGAGATAGAAGGTGGCGTTGGCCATGCTGTTCCCCACAAAAACCAAAGGCGGAGCTCACGCTCCGCCTTGCATTGTACCGATGGCGGTGCGCCTGTCGTTACTCTTGTTCCATCACACCAGCGCGGTTGATCAGGAATTGGGTCAGGCTCGGCACCGGACGACCGGTGGAACCCTTGTCCTTGCCGCTGTTCCAAGCGGTACCGGCCACATCGAGGTGGGCCCAGTGGTACTTCTTGGCAAAGCGGGACAGGAACGCGGCCGCGGTGATGGTGCCCGCCGGGCGACCACCGATGTTGGCCATATCGGCGAACGGGCTTTCGATCTGCTCCTGGTACTCGTCCCACAGCGGCAGGCGCCAGCAGCGGTCACCGGAGGATTCACCGGCGTTGAGCAGCTCGTGGGCCAGCGCGTTGTGGTTGGACAGCAGGCCGGAGGCGTGCTTGCCCAGCGCGATAACGCAGGCGCCGGTCAGGGTGGCGGTGTCGATCACCAGCTCCGGATCGAAGCGTTCGACGTAGGTCAGCACGTCACACAGCACCAGACGGCCTTCGGCGTCGGTGTTGAGCACTTCGATGGTCTGGCCGGACATGGAGGTGAGGATGTCACCCGGGCGATAGGCCTTACCGTCCGGCATGTTTTCACAGCCGGCCAGGATGGCAATCACGTTGATGGGCAGATCCAGTTCGCACAGGGCTTTCATGGTGCCGATAACACCGGCCGCACCACCCATGTCGTACTTCATCTCGTCCATGCCTTCACCCGGCTTGAGGCTGATGCCGCCGGAATCGAAGGTCAGGCCCTTACCAATCAGCACCAGCGGCTTCTGCTCGGAATCCGGCGCGCCCTGGTACTTCATGATGGTCATCATGGATTCGTTTTCGGAGCCACGGCCTACCGCCAGGTAGGAGTTCATGCCCAGATCGGCCATCTCCTCCTCGCCCACGATCTGCACGGTCAGCTTTTTGTACTGTTCCGCCATCTGGCGGCCCTGGCTGGCCAGGTAAGCGGGGTTACAGATGTTCGGCGGCATGTTGGCCACGTCGCGGCACAGCTTGGTGCCGGCGGCCACGCCAAGGCCGTGATGGATGGCTTGCTCACCTACGGTCAGGTCACGACGGGTGGGCACGTTGAACACCATCTTGCGCAGAGGACGACGGGTCTCGTCCTTTTTGCTCTTCATCACGTCGAAGGTGTAGAGGCTGGACTGGGTGGTTTCCACCGCCTGGCGAACTTTCCAGTAGGTGTCGCGGCCCTTCACGTGCAGCTCGGTCAGGAAGCAGACCGCTTCCATGGAACCGGTTTCGTTCAGGGTGCTGATGGTTTTGGCGATGATCTGCTTGTACTGGCGCTCGTCCAGTTCACGCTCTTTGCCACAGCCGACCAGCAGGACGCGCTCAGACAGGACATTGGGAACATGGTGCAGCAACAGCACCTGGCCCGGCTTACCTTCCAGATCGCCACGGCGCAGCAAGTTGCTGATATAACCGTCACTGATCTTATCCAGTTGCTCCCCTACCGCTGACAGGCGGCGCGGCTCAAACACTCCGACTACAATGCAGGCACTGCGTTGCTTTTCTGGACTGCCGCTTTTTACACTGAACTCCATGGCGTCTCCCGGTTCTTAAAGACATTGCCTTTTTATTGTTGGATAATGATCCCTTTGTTGACGCTTGGGCTGCCGAAATCGGTGGCCTTTGAACTCTCAGGATAGTCCGTCAGGACTACGTTTCTCGGCTCTCAAGGGCCCTGGGATTGTTCAAAAAGTATCAAAAGTAACTAGTTTACTTAAAAAACAAGCTGTTTCCAGAGAAATTACAAGTTTACTAAGCGGACACCGGCCTTGATCATCTTTAGGTACCTGCTGAAAGAAGCCCTCCGAGCGCAAATCGCGGTCCTGGCTGTACTGGTGACCATCTTCATCAGTCAGCAATTTGTCAGAATTCTGGCCGACGCGGCCGAAGGCCAGTTTCCCGGAAAACTGGTCGCCACGCTGCTGGCACTTAACATGCCGGAGCTGCTCTCCCTGATCCTCCCCCTTTCGCTGTTTCTGGGCGTTATGATGGCCCATGGGCGAATGTACGCCGACAGCGAGATGACGGTGCTGCACGCCGTCGGTGTGTCGGAGTGGTACGTCACCCGGGTAACCCTGGTTCTGGCCTTTATCATGGCTCTGATCTCCGGCATCACCGCCATCTACGTCGCCCCCTGGGCCAAGGAAACCGAGTACCAGGTGCTGGAGAAAGCCGAGTCCGAAGCGGGCCTGGCGGCACTGGTGCAGGGCCGTTTCCAGCGCGCCGCCAACGGCAAAGCGGTGATCTACGTTGAGGGCCTGTCCAAGGGCAAACTGGACACCGTTTTTGTGGCGCAGTTGCCGGAGAAGGATGACCCGGAAGGGGAAACCGCTCTGGTACTGGCAGAAGGCGGCCGCATTGTGGAAGGCTCCGACGGTTCCCAGCGCCTGCAGTTGCTGGACGGCAACCGCTTCAGCGGGGTGCTGAACCAGAAGGAGTACAACCTGGTGCAGTTTGGCGAGTATGAGATGGAGATTAAGTCTCAGGAAGCCGCGCACAAGCGCCGAAAACTGTCGGCCTACTCCATGTCGCAACTGTTTGAAGAGGGCAGCCCCCACGCCTGGGCCGAAATCCACTGGCGTCTGGCGGTGCCGATTGCGCTGCCGCTGCTGACCCTGATTGCCGTGCCCATGTCCCGAGTGAATGTGCGCCAGGGCAAGTTCGCCAAGATGCTGCCCGCGATCCTGATCTACCTCGGTTACTTCGGCCTGCTGATGGCGGGTCGTAAGGCGATTGAGAACGGCGCCATCCCGCCGCAGTTGGGACTGTGGTGGATCCACCTGGCGGCGTTGGTGATCGGCATTGTGTTGATTGGACGGGGTCGCCCGGCCTGGCGTAAATGGGTGCACGCCCTGCGCTGGAACCGCAACAAGGAGGCGGCCGCATGATCCGCATCCTCGACCTCTACATCGCCCGCACCATCATCAACACCTCGGCGCTGTGTCTGCTGGTGCTGACCGGCCTGTCCGGCCTGATTAAGTTCGTTGACCAGCTTCGCCTGGTGGGCCGCGGTGATTTCACCACCTGGGACGTGGCGCTGTACGTGCTGTTCCTGGTGCCCCGCGACATCGAGATGTTCTTCCCCATCGCCGCCATGCTGGGGGCGCTGATCGGCATGGGCATGCTGGCCTCCAGCTCTGAGCTGGTGGTGATGCAGGCCGCCGGCCTCTCCCGTCTCAATATTGCGGCGTCGGTGATGAAAACCGCGGTGCCACTGATGATCATCGCCATGCTGATTGGCGAGTATGTGGCCCCGGTATCGGAGCAGACTGCCCGTGAGATGCGCGCCCAGAAGACCTCCGGGGGCAGCCTGATCAGCTCCAGTACCGGCACCTGGGCCAAGGACGGCGAGCTGTTCGTCAACATCACTGAGGTGCAGGATGCCAGGACGCTCAAGGGCGTCACCATCTACCGCTTTGATGGCGACAACCTGCTGCGCGAGATCACCTTCGCCGAACAGGGGCTGTATGACGGCAAAGCCTGGCGCCTGCTGGACGTAACCGAAACCGATCTGACCGATGAGCAGGTCTCCACTCTGGACCGCGATGAACTGCGCTGGCCTTCCAGCCTGACGCCGGAGAAGCTGCAGGTGGTGACGGTGAAACCGGAGGGCCTCTCCATCGAGGGCCTGATCGATTACGTCGACTACCTGAAGGCCAACCGACAGGACACCACCCGCTATGAGCTGGCGTTGTGGCGAAAGGTGGCCCAGCCCATCACCGTTGGGGTGATGATGATGCTGGCGCTCTCCTTTATCTTCGGTCCGCTGCGCACGGTGACCATGGGCGCACGGGTGCTGTTGGGGGTGATCACCGGTTTCAGCTTCTACATCGCCAACGAGATCTTTGGCCCGATGAGCCTGGTGATGGGGCTTCCCACCTTCCTGGGGGCGATGCTGCCCAGTATCCTGTTTGCCATCGCCGCGTTTGCCCTGCTGCAGAGGCGATAGCCCCGGATTCAGGCACAAAAAAAGCCCCCGCATGTCGGGGGCTTTTTGCATTCAGAGCGCCGCTTACAGGCTGCCCAGCGCCGGTACCCGGAAGCGTTCGCCGTCCATCTCCAGCACCACCTCGTTGGGGAGGATCTCGGCCACGGTCAGGCCCGCTGCCGCCTCATCGCCCTCCTGCAGTTCGCGGCCATTGGCACGCAACCAGCGGTTGGCCGGGTCGGTGGCGTAGACGTGGGCGGTGATCTCCACATCCGGCAGGCGCTTCTGGAACGCCCAGGGCATCTGCCCCAGCTTGGGCAGGTCTTCGCTGCGCACCTGGGCAGGTGGCTGGGCTGGCGCTTCCACCACCAGTGTATCCCGCTCGTCCACCACCGGGGTGGGCCGATTGGGCTCAATCAGGGTGTCCTCGCCCATATCCGCCAGCGCCTGCTCCAGCGCCGCCAGCAGGGCCGGATTGGTGGCTTCAGCGGTGGGTTCCTGTGCCGGTTCAGCTGAGGCGGAAACCCCGGCATCGCGGGTCACTTCGACGGGCCGATCCAGCCCCTCAATCGTCAGCTCAGTCACCTGGGCCAGGGTCGGCTTAGGCGCCGGTTGGCTGCGCACCGGCTCAGCCACCTGCAGCGGCGTTGGCACCGGCAGAGAAACGGTGTCGGCCAGCGTCAGCTGCGGCGGCTGAGCCGCCGCCACCGGCGCACTGTCCGGCTGGCCGGGCAGGGTCAGATAACCCAGCGCCGCTCCCACTGCGAGGGTCACCACCGGCAGGCCCCAGTGCCACGGCAGCGCGCGCTTGCGCCGGCCCGGCATCACCGGCGCCAGGGCCGGGTCCTGGGATTCCAGCTGGCGGGAACGACGTACCGCATCCAGTAACATCGACATCAGTTGCCCTCCTTCAGACGGGGGCCATCCACCGCCGCCAGCAG containing:
- a CDS encoding valine--tRNA ligase is translated as MDKTYNPQSIEQRHYQRWEEAGYFKPHGDTSKDPYCIMIPPPNVTGSLHMGHAFQDTIMDTLIRYQRMQGKNTLWQVGTDHAGIATQMVVERKLAAQNITRQDLGRETFIDKVWEWKEESGGTITQQLRRMGASVDWERERFTMDPGLSKAVQEVFVRLYEDDLIYRGKRLVNWDPKLHTAISDLEVENKETKGHMWHFRYPLADGVKTADGKDYIVVATTRPETMLGDTGVAVNPEDPRYKDLIGKHLILPIVGRRIPIVGDEHADMEKGTGCVKITPAHDFNDYEVGKRHALPMINVLTFNADIRDEAEVLDTNGEATDVYSAELPEKYRGMERFAARKAIVAEFDELGLLDEIKDHDLTVPYGDRGGVVIEPMLTDQWYVRVAPLAKPAIEAVENGDIQFVPKQYENMYFAWMRDIQDWCISRQLWWGHRIPAWYDESGKVYVGRDEAEVRAANGLAEDVVLRQDDDVLDTWFSSALWTFSTLGWPEQTPELKTFHPTDVLVTGFDIIFFWVARMIMMTMYFIKDEDGKSQVPFKTVYVTGLIRDEQGQKMSKSKGNVLDPLDMIDGIDLETLVEKRTGNMMQPQLAAKIEKSTRKQFPDGISAHGTDALRFTLAAMASTGRDINWDMNRLEGYRNFANKLWNASRYVLMNTEEQDCGKDGGEMELSLADRWILARFNDTVKQLRDAMNGYRFDIAANIAYEFTWNQFCDWYLELTKPVLQNGSEAQQRGTRHTLLTVLEGLLRLMHPLMPYITEEIWQTVAPMIGKGGDTIMLMPYPEFDDSLVNESAKAELEWIKQFIVAVRNVRGELNVGPSKPLNVLLKNAGEQELARIDANRIMLTRLANLESIEVLEGDAPMSTTQIIGEMELLIPMAGLIDVDAELARIDKQIAKLAQDADRVEKKLSNQGFLAKAPEAVVAKEQAKLDEAKRDIAKLEEQKTQLKAL
- a CDS encoding DNA polymerase III subunit chi gives rise to the protein MANATFYLLPGGSDSARVTRPADIACQAAARAYRKGQRVFVHCASQADAEALDEQLWQFEPDSFIPHNLVGEGPQGGAPVEIGWAMPNAALPVNRALLINLAPEVPKFAVQFAHIIDFVPADEQAKAQARKRFAHYRQLGVNLTTQDLARQPF
- the pepA gene encoding leucyl aminopeptidase, with translation MEFSVKSGSPEKQRSACIVVGVFEPRRLSAVGEQLDKISDGYISNLLRRGDLEGKPGQVLLLHHVPNVLSERVLLVGCGKERELDERQYKQIIAKTISTLNETGSMEAVCFLTELHVKGRDTYWKVRQAVETTQSSLYTFDVMKSKKDETRRPLRKMVFNVPTRRDLTVGEQAIHHGLGVAAGTKLCRDVANMPPNICNPAYLASQGRQMAEQYKKLTVQIVGEEEMADLGMNSYLAVGRGSENESMMTIMKYQGAPDSEQKPLVLIGKGLTFDSGGISLKPGEGMDEMKYDMGGAAGVIGTMKALCELDLPINVIAILAGCENMPDGKAYRPGDILTSMSGQTIEVLNTDAEGRLVLCDVLTYVERFDPELVIDTATLTGACVIALGKHASGLLSNHNALAHELLNAGESSGDRCWRLPLWDEYQEQIESPFADMANIGGRPAGTITAAAFLSRFAKKYHWAHLDVAGTAWNSGKDKGSTGRPVPSLTQFLINRAGVMEQE
- the lptF gene encoding LPS export ABC transporter permease LptF is translated as MIIFRYLLKEALRAQIAVLAVLVTIFISQQFVRILADAAEGQFPGKLVATLLALNMPELLSLILPLSLFLGVMMAHGRMYADSEMTVLHAVGVSEWYVTRVTLVLAFIMALISGITAIYVAPWAKETEYQVLEKAESEAGLAALVQGRFQRAANGKAVIYVEGLSKGKLDTVFVAQLPEKDDPEGETALVLAEGGRIVEGSDGSQRLQLLDGNRFSGVLNQKEYNLVQFGEYEMEIKSQEAAHKRRKLSAYSMSQLFEEGSPHAWAEIHWRLAVPIALPLLTLIAVPMSRVNVRQGKFAKMLPAILIYLGYFGLLMAGRKAIENGAIPPQLGLWWIHLAALVIGIVLIGRGRPAWRKWVHALRWNRNKEAAA
- the lptG gene encoding LPS export ABC transporter permease LptG translates to MRILDLYIARTIINTSALCLLVLTGLSGLIKFVDQLRLVGRGDFTTWDVALYVLFLVPRDIEMFFPIAAMLGALIGMGMLASSSELVVMQAAGLSRLNIAASVMKTAVPLMIIAMLIGEYVAPVSEQTAREMRAQKTSGGSLISSSTGTWAKDGELFVNITEVQDARTLKGVTIYRFDGDNLLREITFAEQGLYDGKAWRLLDVTETDLTDEQVSTLDRDELRWPSSLTPEKLQVVTVKPEGLSIEGLIDYVDYLKANRQDTTRYELALWRKVAQPITVGVMMMLALSFIFGPLRTVTMGARVLLGVITGFSFYIANEIFGPMSLVMGLPTFLGAMLPSILFAIAAFALLQRR
- a CDS encoding general secretion pathway protein GspB, with amino-acid sequence MSMLLDAVRRSRQLESQDPALAPVMPGRRKRALPWHWGLPVVTLAVGAALGYLTLPGQPDSAPVAAAQPPQLTLADTVSLPVPTPLQVAEPVRSQPAPKPTLAQVTELTIEGLDRPVEVTRDAGVSASAEPAQEPTAEATNPALLAALEQALADMGEDTLIEPNRPTPVVDERDTLVVEAPAQPPAQVRSEDLPKLGQMPWAFQKRLPDVEITAHVYATDPANRWLRANGRELQEGDEAAAGLTVAEILPNEVVLEMDGERFRVPALGSL